The genomic stretch ATTTATGAAATAACTTTACGTTTACGTGTCGTTacctggatcatgccaaaagctATAACATACATTATCACAATCTGTCCCAGAACCATGTTGAACTCGTCTCGTCGTACTTTAATATACAACAAATCTAATAATACTATCGTTAAGCTACAAAAGATAAAACTATCGTACAacgaacgacaagcttattttataTCAAAACGGGCATTGTCTTCCTTGTTTTCCTTACTTTTTCCAAGTCCATAAAAACAACTAGAACAAATACAACCTTCAACTATATACTTTCAGCATCACAACACGCCCAAGAGcccaacaacacaacaacaagtGCACCAACGTCACCAGCGAAACTACTATTTATCACGACGAGTGACAAGCTTGGATTGGAACCAAACCCCAACTCTTTTTCCCATCTCCCTTGTACTTACAACACCATCAACAGGTCCGGCATAtaaacatacatacatacatatatatatatatatatatatatatatatatatatatatatatatatatagacatggCATTCCAACCTTATATCCATCATAAAAGTAACATCAAACAACCCAACAAGATATAACAACAACATGAACAACTTCTAGGTATTGTGTGGCCCCTTCTTCTCCTAATTATAACAGCATCAACATACTGAAGagcacaacaacaataacaaaattATAACCAAGTTATTCCCCACAATTTTCACCCATATGAACTCATATATGCAACTCCAAAATAGTCCAATAAGAGACAACAACTTTTTATACCTCTTCAAGTTCTATCTTGTAGTTCTTCATCAAATTAACTTAACCAACACATAGATAAGATTAAGCACAAGCAATAGGGTGTAATACTTACCTTAAATAATCTGAACAAACTCGAACCAAAGCTTCCCTTAGCTTACAAGCACCTTTAATGACATCACAATGCCATTGAGACTCTTTTCTTCACTTAGGCTAACTTTTGAGGTTAGATTTAGGTAAAACCACCTTTGATTCAACTTGGAACCTTCCAGAACTTTTAGAGAGGTGTTAAGAGAGTTTGGGAACTGTTCTTGGTCGAACATGACCAAAAATGAGCCTTCCAACCACTTTAAAATGTTCAAGGGTCatccaccgcctaagtgggccccATAGTGAGCTActtgcgcagtctcgcgaaaatgtgaATATCTTTCGATTCTGATGTCGTATTGACGCacggtttaatgcattggaaactaaACTCTTAGATCTTCTATTTGATGGGTGGATTACTCCATAactccaagtatattgggagaaaatctcAGTGACATTAGATCCAAATTTCAATTAAATATATGAACATAACTTGTGACGACTTTCGTTGACTTCTGTTTCTCTTCAAAActtaacacacgactatcatatgaCTAAAATATCTCATAAAATAATCTTCTTATCACGTTAAGtgccctagtctcaccccaaaagtgcGGGTTATAACATTCTTAACTTGcggacttttgacgaaacttattttcttcgattcgtTTAGCTTATAgaccttccaaccctcttggtacttgtagttaatgatcttaaatatttgtaacctccaaggtaacatgattaacttactttatatactttcaaagatgatctcattctaagcttacatcaattgactttgacttacgacgtactttaCATATGAACACATGGGGTGTAACACTAtcgttttttgtttttttttttattaaaaaaaaccttTTCCTATGAAAAATATAGCTTCATCTAGTGTAGCTCATGCATATGCATGGAATATCAACTTCTATTATAGATCTCTTAAAGTTTTTGCATAGGAATTGAATAGTCAAACACAATCTTTTGCCCGCTCACCTTTTTTTTTGCCCTTCCATCTTAGTATCATCTGAACTTTCACCTTAAGTTTTCTCCATATAGTTGCTACTGCTTTTACGTGTCTTTTAATTTTAATTCTGAGGGGTTGTTCTCCCCTCAAACTGCTGTGCACCATAGTCCCTTTTTTTCCTTCTCAAATTTGAAATTTATTTGCCATAGGAATACGGGACAGAGTGAGGCAACCACACCAAGGTTTACAACACACCAGAGATACATGGCAGTTGCATAAAACATTTTAGGAAAAAGAAAAGTGGAAGAACAGCGCGACAGTGTTTAAGACCAACAGGTCAGGTGCTTATTTTACTTTGCATGTTTCATCCTTCAGCCCTTTGCAGCTTCGATAGGTTTGCTTAGTACTACTCTGGAAAGGGTATATCACAGGTATAAATGATAAATCAAAACTAGTGTATAACCACTAACCAGTATAAGCTCTGCAAGGGTTTTCCAATAGTATTCAGTAGCTTTGAAGAGGTAATGCAAGAAATAATCTGCATTTCTTCTGAGTCAACCACATATAATAGTGGCATATAAATGTAAATTTGAGAGGAGACAATAATAGGAAACAGGGCCAAAAAATGGGGGAGGGAGAAGGACGAGGAGCGGAAGGAGGAGAGGAAACAGAACAGAAAACTACCACCTACAGATATAACCATATATGTTCACCCATGGTGTCCCAAAATAATGGCAAAAATGGATATCCTTATTGCGGGCACTACAGAGCCTGCATCTATCTTTGACTGACTGAGATGGCGGCAAGCTTCAGTTTGATGGCCTCAAATTCCGCATCCTGTCTCTCCTCATTTGTCAACCAGGACGATAAGCATCGACTGATAAAATCACCGGAACAACTCACAGGAGAAATGCCCCTGCAAACTTTGGGCTTTCCAAAACTCATAATAAGTTGTAAATTCGTTTCTGATGGATTTTCTGCGTAATTCTCCAGAATTTCCCTAATCGCTCTGCACCAGATGGGACGGGCCACCTTCAGGAATTCATGCACAGCCAACATCGGAAGGCTCACACTTCCCACCTCAGACTCCTGTTTCCCCCCTCTTCCATGGAAATCCGAACCCCCAAGCTTCAGCAGATCATAAGCATCTGCTAGGTCGCTGTATGCTGTTCACAGAAACAGGTGAAAGGAAATATAATTAAAGGCAGATCAGGCATTTCAAAGATGCAGAGTAACAATTGGCATTTTTTCTCGAAAAGCAGGCATGAGATAAGATATCTCAATGTTTCCCTAAGATTTCGAATAGCGGTCCCAAATTCAGCTTGATTCTATTGCAACTCTTCCATCCATATAATATACAAAAAGAAAGTCCAGATACGGCCAACTATAACAACTATGTGGTAGTGGATACAAACtcagaataaataaatatttttcaacCTTTTCACTATATTTATGCTTAAGTCGAGCACCAGCTCCCACATGCTACATGTACCCCGAAATATAATCAAGGTGAAGGACGAAACATTGACAAAAGCACTGACTTCTAAATAGGCTGGGAATCTGTCAAAGGTAATTAACACAACCATCTACATTAAATAGTTTTGGCATACGACTTCTATGTACCATGAAGATTGGGAGAAACAAGGGCAACACTTAGCAAACAGAGAAATTGCAAGCATCCTATTTTCTTCGAACAATCAAGAAGAGTCAAAATACAAAACCTGTCATTCCAGAAACTTGCTCGTATCATTGCTAACCTATCAATACTAGTCCTTCACTAATGATAAAAGCACAAGAATTCATAAAATCAACACATCTGGCTTGATGTCCAACCAATAGAAGAGAGAGGGGAAGGTGAAAAGTTAGAGGATAATTGTTGATATAAGAATTTCAACTTGATTTTGCGCTTTCTGCTATAATGCAATTATATTATTACTATGAGTTAATTTTTATGCATTTAGAGGTAACATATTCACAAAAATCAGTTGAAGTATTAAACACTAGGGCAAAATGTATGGTACCTGCGAGTTTTCCATCACTCCTGTAGGCCTCTATACCATGTAGACCGACTTCTTTCAATCTTCTAACAACAGCTATTGGATCTTTTAATGCCCATGGATGTGCCAAAACTGCCACGCCTCCTGTCTCACATATAAATTGGACGGTTTCCTCTGCAAGTGGCTCGCTTCCCCTGTACCACGGCCACTCTTCATCAAACTTTTCAATGAAACAAAATAACCTTAGCAATAGATTTAATCTAACCAAAGCTTGATAATTACGTAGCATAAGCAGGTCCTCCATCATAAAGATATCGGGAAAATGCCTGTCTTAGATTCTCTACATGGCCAGCTTCAACCATAGCACGAGCAACATGCAACCTCCCTGGAGCAACTCCTTCTCCTGCAATTTTTTCTACCTGCTCCCACTTAAGGGGCAACTTCAGGTTGTTAAGTTTTGAAATCATGTTCTCCGCACGGAGGAAACGTCCATCCCGTATACTACTCAGGAACTTCTCTAGTTGATCAAATTTTGCTGGTCCGCAACTGCTGTAATATGCAAGAATGTGCACTGGTTCATCTGATGCAGAGTCCCTCCTGTAATGAAAACCTTTAAAATTCCGCAGTGAAGTGATGACAGGACTGGAAAATCTCCAGGATCAACAGAGTCGTCAAATTTGTAATGGAACACCAAAAACAGAAAATTAAAGAAAGACCTTGTTGTATCATAGAGTactttagagagagagagagagagagagagagagaaagccAAGAAATAAATTTCACATCTTTGTCCAGTTTAAGGTAGAACAATAAACCAAATCAATAGACTAACCCTTGGGAGAACATTGTACTGATTTCAACTCCGGGAATAATCTTAATGCCAAATCTACGAGCTGCTTCCAGTGCTTCGGGGATGCCAGACATAGTATCATGATCTGTCAATGAAAGAACTTTTACCTGTTATGGAACAAGTTGCACTACATTAGTTGCTCAATATGCAATTAGATGGAAAAATAAACTAACAGTGAACTGTAACATAGGCAACTAATTGTAAGAAAAAAGAATTTTATAGAAGCAGATTTAGTTTATACAAATAGAAATAGGTGTCAAGGTTTTACTGATGCTGAATCTTTTCCCCCCACCTACAAATGTTGTACCGAACCTCTTTACCTGTGAAAAGATAGATTCTTAGTTGATCACTTATCAACAAACTACAGGTCTAATTTCACTTTCTCTAGCTTTTCGAAGAGCATCAAATGCCAAGCCACCTCCCCTAGCCCCGAAAATAGATTTAATTCTCCAAACTAGCTTTTCAATAAAAAGTATGATTGATGGGATTCCTGCTGACTTTATGTCCTTATTTCCTATGCCTGAAAAGTGGAAAGGCAATTGGATAGGAGAAGGTGCAATTCTGTGGTAGGGAAATCAGGATAGAAGAAAGATGCATTTAGGTGAAATGGAACATTGGCACAAATAACAAACAAATTGGAGGCTTGGGAGTAAAAAATCTCAACCTACGGAAAAAGGTTTGCTCTAAAGTGGCACTGGAGATTCATGGCTGTTGGCACTCAGTTTTTATGATGACACTTTAGAATCAGAACTAAGTATGGCAAACGGTTTTTGCAGGAATAGAAAAGGGACTGAGATCGAAGGAAGATCAATTTAACATCAACAGGGGAAGATCAAACAACTACtggaagaataattctaaaaaaggaaagaatatcTGTCAAGAAGCTTCACAAGGAAAACGAGAAATCAAAGGATAATCAAATACCTTTAATTGAAAACCTGAAGATAAGAAGATCAGATTCTTAGGAGCAAGATTGGCAATGGTCAAACAGAAAAGGAAGAATTAGAAGACAAATAAGGAAAAATATCAGCGAGATGAATGTGCGAAGatagcaacaacagcaacaacccagtaaaatcctacaagtggggtttggggagggtagtgtgtacgcagaccttacccctaccccggaggagtagagaggttgtttctgatagactctcggctcaagaagacgaaaagagacaGAAGCCAGGAAGATAATATCAGCATCGTATGAGCCAGAAAATAAATGGAAAAGCAATAACAATAACCATTAATAATTGCACAGTACTATAAAAACGGAAAAATAGTGTGGACACAATATTAACCACTAGCAGTCACAAAACATTATCAGACTAGCCTCACACCCGGTACGAACTAGAAAAatgctcaactacctcctaaccttcCACCCTAAtgttcgacctccacaccttccaaTCCAAGGCCATGTCCTCAAAAATCTGAACCCGCACCATGTCCTACCTGATcatctctccccaatacttcttaggccgcgcTCTACCTCTTCTCATACCCGCCAcagccaaccgctcacacctcctaaccggggcCTAAGCAAGATGACAGAGGCCAACAAAAAACACAAGGAAAGAAGACCGAAGCATTTAAAGCTCCATTTTTGTTCCTGGAAAAGATCACAAGAAATCAGCAATATGATGGAGGCCAGTAGAAGACACAAGGAAAGAAGCCCAGAGTATTTAAAGCTCCACCTTTTATTCTTGGAAAAGATCATAATATATCTTTCCCAATGATCAAATCCTTTGGGTTACTATCTCTCTATCAAGGAAATCAAATCAATGGCTCAAATCAAGGATGAGCATCAACTGCTATATATTCAAAAGAAGACGAAGACTCAAGACATACTTCGTCTACTCAACTTCCAAACTCTTTGTTCTGCTCTTAACAAGCATTGTATTTTAGTGAGAACTATTGTGTAAtcaaaagagagaagagagataAAATCattggtgaggcattgtatcTAAAGAAACGAGAACTGTAGAATTAAGGTTGGTGTGTACGTAGGAAACACATCAACGAAGTTGTTACAAATTCACCAAGGAGCTTACAGAGAGACCCTCTTGCAACCCAAGGGATTAGATTAGGATCCATATTGAATTTGAACCAATATAAAAGCATCATTATGTCATTTACTTTCCTACACTTTACATTCAGTATTTATTTAGAAGCCCCGAAAGGAGAAATTGCCATAGTATCCAAAACCGGGAATGGCCTAATGAAAAGATTCAGGAACGCCAAGAAAGGCAGAACAAATTCCATTAAACCAAGAAATTTCAATGAACAAGAAAGAAGTGATGGAAAGTGCTATGAATGTTGAAAATATGTACATATCAAGGCTGAATGCCCAAAACTAAAAAGGAAGACATCCAAAGAATATCAGAAGACTAGATCAATTGGGTGTTGGAGTGATGAGGACACAACAGATCATGACGAAACTGCAAATATATGCTTTGTGTCCCTCCATGAAAATGATTTCTCCGGATGCTGGACTGATGAAGACATTTCAGATGATGATCGTGAAGACTTAGCAGATCACTGCCTTATGGCTAAGGGAGAAACAAGTGAGGTAAGACCCTACAACTGCGACAGATGTAATGAATTACAAGATATTATAGATACCGCATTAAAAGATTATGTAAATGAAATAAAGAGGCCAAAATAGGGAAAAGAAGAATCTGGAACCTAATCTTGAAGTTTGTGAACTCGAAAGAGAAAACTTTAAGGAACAAGTTCAGGAATTACTATTGCAAATAAATGGTCTGCATAAATCCATCACGGTTCAGTTAGGTCAAACCAGCCAATTCAATCTTGTGAGTATACTGGAAAAAGACCTACCAATAACACATATAGACAAAGTAAGTCTACATGTAAATCTGTTATTAATGAACAGTCTGTTCACTCATGTTACTACTATGGCAAATTTGGACATAAGTACTCAAATTACAGATTTTGTCATAATCAAGGATGGGTCTGTAGACCAAAAACTAATACAGGAACATCAGATCTAATAAAAAAGGACCCAAGTAAACTTGTTATCCGAAAGGAAGTAACTTTTCTATTTTGAAGGAACACCACAAGAAGAATCACAAAAGGAAACAGTATCTTGATAATTTCCAGTCATATGACGGGTGATAGATGGAGGTAACGTTAGATTTGGTGATGGCTCAAAAGGGAAAAATCATTGGCATAAAAATAGTTTCATTCAGTAACATGTGCGACATTACTGATGTATATCTTATGGATGGGCTAAACTACAATCTACTAAGTATTAGCCAATTATTCGACTCGAGATATGAAGTAAAATTAAAAAAGACAAGATGTACCATTGGACATGAATTAGGTATCGCTATATTGCCACGTAAAAAGGTATGGTAACGTCTATACTCTTGATTGCATTAAAAACCTAAATAAGCATATTTGTCTAGCATATATATCTGATGATCTCTGGTTGTGACATAAGAAACTTGGTCATGCTAGTAATTGAAAAAATGTCTAGACATGAATTGGTCATTGGTCTGCCTAAGCTTCACTTCTCTAAGAATCATGTATGTGATGCATGTCAACTTGGTAAGCAAACCACCTCCTTCAAGTCTAAAGATATAGTTATTACTCCTAAACCCTTACAACTTTTACACATGGATCTCTTTGGTCCTACCAGAACTGCCAGTATAGGAGAAAAAAAGGTACGTATTTGTTATTATAGATGACTATTCTCGCTTCACCTGGTAATATTTTTAGCTCATAAAGATGAAGCTCTAAAGAACTTTGAGATCTTCTGCAAGAAAGTACAGAGAGAAAACGGATACTACATTTCTACTATATAGAGTGATCATGGAGGCGAATTCGAAAGCAAATCCTTTAAAAGTATTCTATGATGAATAAGGATTCACACACAATATTTCGACACCTAGATACTCCCAGCAAAACAAAGTAGCGGAGCACAAAAAATCGAACCATGCAAGATATGACAAGAACAATGATCACTGAATACTCCCTGCCAAATCACATCTGGACAGAGGTAGTAAGCATAACATGCCACATTTTGAACAGTTGTCTTATACGACCTATTTTGAAAAAGATTCCATATGAACTATGGAAAAGTAAGAGACCAAATATCAGTTATTTTCATCCCTTCGGATGTAAATGTTTTGTCCACAACAACGATAAGGACAATCTAGAAAGTTTGATCCTAGGAGTGATGAAAGTATATTTCTTGGCTACCCAAACACTAGCAGAGCTTGTAGGATTTACAACAAGCGTACTATGTGCGTAGAAGAATTTTTTCATGTCATATTTGATGATATTAATCCTATGATCGAGAAAGATATTGTTGCAGGGGATGACGACAATAACCAAGTATCTCAATCTGCTTAATCTGCTTAGTTGATGGAatattttttggataattattatGTTTTGCGTTGGACTGATGATTCAGCAACCTTGATGTAAACTCTAAACTTACATCTTTTGACTGGTTGCTTCTGTCTAGCCGACTGTTCGGTATGTAGTTGAGTTACATATTATCTTCCATATTTAGTCAACAATATGCTTTATTGTGTGTCTAACTCCTttgtattttcctttttgttgaTGTCAAAGGTGGAGAATAAACTCAGGGGGAGCACTTAAAGCCGTAGCAGCACCTGAAGCCGTAGCACCGACTCAGGTGGAGCAAGTCAAACTTACTCCATGCTCACTAAGGGAAGTAACAAGTCTTGATCTCAATTTTTTTTAGATTAatcattttcaaatttttattgtcatcatcaaaaagtgGGAAATTGTTAGCACCCAATTTTTATGATGACAAAATTAGAATCAGAACTAAGTATGGCAAATGGTTTTTGCAGGAATAGAAAAGGGACTGAGATCGAAGGAAGACCAATTTAACATCAACAGGGGAAGATCAAAGCAACTACGGGAAGAATAATTATAAAGATGGAAAGAAGATCTGTCAAGAAGATTCACAAGAAAAAATCAAAGGATAATCAAATATCTTTAATTAAAGACCTGAAGATAAGAAGAGTAGATTCTTAGGAGCAAGATTAGAAATGGTCAAACATAGAAGGAAGAATTAGACGACAAATAAGGAAGAATATCAACGAGATGATCGTGCAAAGATAGCATAAGCAAGAAATCAGCAAGATGATGGAGGCCAACAGAAAACACAAGGAAAGAAGACCAAAGCATTTAAAACTCCACCTTTATTCCTGGAAAAGATCATAAGAAATCAGCAAGATGATGGAGGCCAGTAGAAGACACAAGGAAAGAAGACCAAAGCATTTAAAGCTCCACCTTTTATTCTTGGAAAAGATCACAATATATCTTTTTCAAGGATCAAATCCTTTGGGTTGCTATCTCTGTATCAAGGAAATCAAATCAATCACTGAAATCAAGGATGAGCATCAACTGGCTCTAGCTATATATTCAGAAGAAGACGAAGGCTCAAGACATACTTTCATCTATTAAATTCCAAGCTCTTTGTTTTACTCTTAACACACATTGCATTTCAGTGAGAACAATTGTGTAAtcaaaagagagaagagagataAAATAattggtgaggcattgtatcTAAAGAAATGAGAATTTTAAAATTAAGTTTGGTGTGTGCATAGGATACTCATCAAAAAAGTTGTAACCAATTCACCAAGGAGCTTACTGAGAGACCCTCTTGCAACTAAAGGGGAGTAGATTAGGATTCGCATTGAatctgaaccagtataaaaaCATCATTGTGTCATTTACTTTCATACACTTTACATTCAGTATTTATTTAGTTCTTTCAGGATTAGTCGACTAACATGGAAAAGTAGCCGATTGCCAAAGAAGAAAACTAAAAAGGCTTCAACTCATCAATGAAGTTATAATCAATTCACCAAGGAGCTTACAGAGAGACCctcttgcaacccaaggggactagATTAGGATCCACATCAAATCTGAACCATTACAAAAACATCGTTGTGTCATTTACTTTCATCACTTTACATTCAGTATTTATTTAGTGTTTTCACTGTCTCAGGATTAGTCAACCAACGTGGTAAAGCAGTCGACTGCCAAAGAAGAAAACTAAAAGGCTTCATTtcgaaaccccccccccccaaaaaaaaggaCCTTCAATGGCTACAAAGAGTAATTATAGAAGGATGTGATAATACTAAATATGGTAAAAGAGATAAATGGTGCACAAATCTGGTGAGAAAACAAGACTCTGTATAGAAACATATAAGGAGTCAATAGGATGAACTTAATGATAAGGTCAGACTAAAGGTGGGCAATGGCTGCAAAAAAGATGCTGACTGATAGATGGTTGGATGACCTAAGGAGGTATTCCCCGTCATTTATGAGATTGTTAACAACAAAGAGTGTACAGTGGCTGAATGCTACTCCACAAGTGGTTGGGATCTGCACCTAAGGAGGAACCTTAATGACTGCGAATTTGATTGCATAAATGAGCTAATAAAGATGTTGGCAACTGTTAATCTTGAGGAAAATGTGGAAGATTCCTTGGTATGGAGAGGAAGAAAAGATGATAAAAGCATGCTATAAAAATTTCCAGTGGGCATGGGAAAACTGCCCTTAGAAGATGATTTGGAGTACCATTGCACTCCAGGGCAGCATGTTTCAGTTGGCTTGCAGCACATAATGCTTGTTTAGCCAAGGATAATTTAGAGAAGTGGGGGATCATAATTTGCAGTAGATGCTACATATGTGAAGAAGCCTTGGAGTATGTAAATCATCTATTACACTATAATCACATGTAGCAACTATGGTCAATGTTCCTACATATCTTTGGAGTATATTGGGTTATACCTGGAAGCATTCAGCAGCTGGAATGGACAATTCACTATGAAGGGCTGCAGGCAGCTCAATAATGCAGTACCTATCTGCATACTATGGATCATTTGGACGCCTCTGTGGAAGGAAAGAACATATGTCCTATGTGAAGAGTAAATGTCGTTTCTTTTGGTATAAGAAGAATGTTGTAACTGATTTTGCCTTTTTGATGGATCGTTTGTGCTCCTTCAATCTGTACAAGGAGAACTTCCTTTGTATCATCACAGTACCGTCTTGTACTCATCACTAAAACTTTTACCTATTCATTAAAAAGATAAAGAATACGAAAATGACGGACAGGAAGAACAGGGTTGCCAGAATTTTGATTTCAGGCATGGAATGCTGGCTGAATTATCTTGGAATGTCACATAGCTCTCTCGATAACCCTTACACAACAGAAGTGAAAGAATGTCACTCGGCATGTCCCTGTTTATTGGCATCTGTCATAGGACAGAGATGGTTACCAAATACATATTCTATAAAGTACAAGATAAAATTGAAGATACCAGTGCTACGGACCCATACCCCAAGTACATGGGAAATAATAACCCTTTTCCTTTGGAAGAAGTAGAATACCACAGAGGACACAGGGGAATTACACTAGATATGGTGTTCTCTTGTTTGCTAAGTAACATTCACACTGTTCCTGAACATTTAGAGAACAGTTGACCTAGACAATTTGCCACTCAGAAAAAAGGAAACCAATCAATG from Nicotiana sylvestris chromosome 12, ASM39365v2, whole genome shotgun sequence encodes the following:
- the LOC104233458 gene encoding uncharacterized protein encodes the protein MMGDKEIPKKQGSNKKKKKRGGSKRRMTSEQTLAYNCVSEWVFLDRSPLSPAAEDFAVPQPKEKLLFELHSHSIHSDGFLSPFKLVERAHQNGVKVLSLTDHDTMSGIPEALEAARRFGIKIIPGVEISTMFSQGRDSASDEPVHILAYYSSCGPAKFDQLEKFLSSIRDGRFLRAENMISKLNNLKLPLKWEQVEKIAGEGVAPGRLHVARAMVEAGHVENLRQAFSRYLYDGGPAYATGSEPLAEETVQFICETGGVAVLAHPWALKDPIAVVRRLKEVGLHGIEAYRSDGKLAAYSDLADAYDLLKLGGSDFHGRGGKQESEVGSVSLPMLAVHEFLKVARPIWCRAIREILENYAENPSETNLQLIMSFGKPKVCRGISPVSCSGDFISRCLSSWLTNEERQDAEFEAIKLKLAAISVSQR